In Sulfuracidifex metallicus DSM 6482 = JCM 9184, a single window of DNA contains:
- the trxA gene encoding thioredoxin — MTQEEKDPELEKLLNEKLKGMTNKVEGEVMHLDSKTFDDFLKTHKIAVVDFWAEWCAPCIMLAPIVEELASDYPQVGFGKLNSDESPDIAGRYGVFSLPTILFFKNGEPVDEIVGAVPREEIERRLKSILGGM, encoded by the coding sequence ATGACCCAAGAAGAAAAAGACCCAGAGCTAGAAAAGCTTCTTAACGAGAAACTGAAAGGCATGACAAATAAGGTGGAAGGAGAAGTTATGCATCTAGATTCAAAGACCTTCGATGATTTCCTGAAAACTCACAAGATAGCAGTAGTTGACTTCTGGGCTGAGTGGTGCGCTCCATGTATAATGCTGGCACCGATCGTTGAGGAATTAGCCTCAGATTATCCTCAAGTGGGATTTGGAAAACTCAACTCAGACGAGAGCCCTGACATAGCTGGGAGATATGGAGTGTTCAGTCTGCCTACTATACTATTCTTTAAGAATGGAGAACCCGTAGACGAAATAGTGGGAGCTGTTCCACGTGAAGAAATTGAAAGAAGGCTAAAGTCTATTTTAGGTGGAATGTAA
- a CDS encoding FAD-dependent oxidoreductase: protein MYNLVVIGAGITGVWSAFMKKDDVLLVEKEKSIGKNSLSSLWSIMPPLCGEFQDLCLASEKDYDDVCFNLGVFCKKTHILKLDDFTGKGKLIGKNEVRTFEPQLDVDKAEMFENGMFVEGSEFFTRMEDVLNVETGTEVLRINYDGNSIKSLETNKGEISAKYFIFSTGFLTKKMFHEDISLFKGHLIRTKKVGLNGILISRNRIAVEGRDLYLNGDSVNTEDPSVIYDELRETVSIISKFLRIDTSTLSVLTGFRTVSTNGKPLIKKVSSNAVLLTGYKFGFALAPYLAREGIKLLGA from the coding sequence ATGTATAACTTAGTGGTTATAGGTGCAGGGATAACTGGAGTATGGTCTGCCTTCATGAAGAAGGACGACGTTTTACTGGTGGAGAAAGAGAAAAGCATAGGTAAGAATTCCTTGTCTAGTCTGTGGTCAATTATGCCTCCTCTTTGTGGCGAATTTCAAGACTTATGCTTAGCTTCTGAGAAGGATTATGATGACGTCTGTTTCAATTTAGGAGTTTTCTGCAAAAAGACCCATATACTTAAACTTGATGATTTCACGGGTAAGGGGAAACTAATTGGCAAGAATGAAGTAAGGACTTTCGAGCCCCAGCTTGACGTTGACAAGGCTGAAATGTTTGAGAATGGCATGTTCGTAGAAGGAAGTGAGTTCTTTACAAGAATGGAAGATGTCTTAAACGTTGAAACAGGAACGGAAGTGTTAAGGATAAATTATGATGGTAATTCAATTAAATCATTAGAGACTAACAAGGGAGAGATATCTGCTAAATATTTTATATTTTCTACGGGTTTTTTAACTAAAAAAATGTTCCATGAGGATATATCCTTATTTAAGGGTCATCTAATAAGGACTAAAAAGGTAGGGCTTAACGGCATTTTAATAAGCAGAAATAGAATTGCAGTAGAAGGAAGAGACCTTTACTTGAATGGAGATTCAGTAAACACTGAAGATCCTTCGGTTATCTACGACGAACTGAGGGAGACAGTTTCCATAATTTCTAAGTTCCTACGAATTGACACCTCTACCTTGTCCGTTTTAACAGGTTTTAGGACCGTGTCAACAAACGGAAAACCGTTGATAAAGAAGGTCTCCAGTAACGCAGTACTGCTGACTGGCTATAAGTTCGGTTTCGCCTTAGCCCCATATTTAGCTAGAGAAGGAATAAAGTTATTGGGAGCGTAG
- a CDS encoding D-aminoacyl-tRNA deacylase: MTKIAISLKDQVGLTVKRLGYAFEELDGDVIDFTYTGSEPLVVICRHESSSRKPSLTVHYPGNPLDSTMGGRPRTLGISFPSLATSIYRQILKIDVNIDKVFEATHHGPTLETPIIFAELGSSQELWSNESLVKKLVDAVMRGIDSPTQCKDNFIGFGGPHYAYTFSSMTTESCLGHIVSKHYVKSLDESVIRQTVLNSKEKIHKVVFNDVNKNTLARIKNSLSDLDLLFESV; encoded by the coding sequence GTGACGAAAATTGCTATATCTCTAAAGGATCAAGTAGGGCTTACGGTCAAAAGGCTAGGCTACGCCTTTGAGGAATTAGACGGTGACGTTATAGATTTTACTTACACTGGAAGCGAGCCGTTGGTTGTAATATGTCGACATGAAAGCTCTTCCAGAAAACCGTCTTTAACAGTCCATTACCCTGGTAACCCATTAGACAGTACAATGGGAGGAAGACCTAGAACGCTTGGAATTTCTTTTCCAAGTTTGGCTACATCAATATATAGGCAGATTCTAAAAATAGATGTAAATATAGATAAAGTTTTTGAAGCCACCCATCACGGACCTACCTTGGAAACCCCCATAATCTTTGCTGAATTAGGAAGTTCACAGGAACTATGGAGTAACGAATCGCTAGTGAAGAAACTTGTAGATGCTGTAATGAGGGGAATCGATTCGCCAACTCAGTGCAAGGATAACTTCATAGGCTTCGGTGGTCCACATTACGCTTATACATTTTCATCCATGACTACAGAATCCTGTTTAGGTCATATAGTCTCTAAGCATTATGTTAAATCGCTTGACGAGAGCGTGATTAGGCAGACCGTTCTAAATTCTAAGGAAAAAATTCATAAGGTAGTATTTAATGACGTAAATAAAAACACTTTAGCAAGAATCAAGAACTCATTGAGTGACCTGGATCTTCTCTTTGAGTCTGTCTAG